In one Pirellulales bacterium genomic region, the following are encoded:
- a CDS encoding tRNA-dihydrouridine synthase: MSSALSENASLPAFVRPMAIGSVAIDFPVVQAALSGYSDWAMRVIARRLGAPYTLCEVMLDQFLIEASHTAKNRRRLRVSDEEHPVGGQLMGANPEDFGPAALRLVEAGFDSIDINFGCPVKKVLGRCRGGYLLSQVDTALEIVGRVRDAVPPRIPVTVKMRRGLDDSAESRDRFFAIFDGAFARGIAAATVHGRTVEQRYIGPSKWEFLTELKRHAGSRIVLGSGDLFTAAACLDMMRTTGVDGVTVARGAIGNPWIFAQARALAAGRPLPEPPSLFEQREVIAEHYRLAEQIYGPEVCGRQMRKFGIKYSKLHPCSQEVRDAFVALRRPGQWQSVLDIWYAEDLPGKHPALEADETADCEAA; encoded by the coding sequence ATGTCGTCCGCCCTCAGTGAAAACGCTTCCTTACCAGCCTTCGTCCGTCCGATGGCCATCGGCTCGGTTGCGATCGATTTTCCCGTCGTGCAGGCGGCGCTCTCGGGCTATAGCGATTGGGCCATGCGCGTGATCGCGCGGCGGTTGGGCGCGCCCTACACGCTCTGCGAAGTGATGCTCGATCAGTTTTTGATCGAAGCCTCGCACACGGCGAAGAATCGTCGCCGGCTGCGCGTCAGCGACGAAGAACATCCGGTCGGAGGGCAATTGATGGGGGCGAATCCCGAGGATTTCGGCCCCGCGGCGCTGCGGCTGGTCGAGGCCGGCTTCGACAGCATCGATATCAATTTCGGCTGCCCGGTGAAAAAAGTGCTCGGCCGATGCCGCGGCGGATATTTGCTCTCGCAAGTCGATACGGCCCTGGAAATCGTCGGCCGGGTGCGTGATGCCGTGCCGCCGCGGATTCCGGTCACCGTCAAGATGCGCCGCGGCCTGGACGACTCGGCCGAAAGCCGCGATCGATTCTTCGCGATCTTCGACGGTGCTTTCGCCCGCGGCATTGCCGCCGCCACTGTGCATGGCCGAACGGTCGAACAGCGCTACATCGGCCCGAGCAAATGGGAATTTTTGACCGAACTAAAGCGGCACGCCGGCAGTCGCATCGTGTTGGGAAGCGGCGATCTGTTCACCGCCGCGGCCTGCCTCGACATGATGCGCACCACCGGCGTCGACGGCGTCACGGTCGCTCGCGGGGCAATAGGCAATCCCTGGATTTTCGCCCAAGCGCGGGCATTGGCTGCCGGCCGGCCGCTTCCCGAACCGCCCTCGCTTTTCGAGCAGCGCGAGGTGATCGCCGAGCATTATCGGCTGGCGGAGCAGATCTACGGCCCGGAGGTGTGCGGCCGGCAGATGCGCAAGTTCGGCATTAAATACTCGAAGCTGCACCCGTGCTCGCAGGAAGTTCGCGATGCATTCGTCGCGTTGCGCCGCCCGGGCCAATGGCAATCGGTGCTCGACATCTGGTATGCCGAAGACCTCCCGGGCAAGCATCCGGCGCTGGAAGCCGACGAAACCGCCGACTGCGAAGCGGCGTGA
- a CDS encoding class I SAM-dependent methyltransferase, with protein MLPPASSLPPPASFTDEVRRGERFAFGENWRAFLATVDERRIAQAERSLVTMLELSTLEGKTFVDAGCGSGLFSLAARRLGARVHSLDYDPSSVECAMELRRRFSPDETAWTIERGSVLDEACLRRLGEFDVVYSWGVVQHTGDMHTAMKRIAMLVKPGGKLFIAVYNDQGRRSRIWRRVKQAYCRLPRLLKPLVTIPAGVWLWAPSLMLDCLKLQPLRSWHDYSSERGMNPWRDLIDWVGGLPFEVAKPEEVFDLYRSLGFSLCKLITVGGRLGNNQFVFERRSWDPIANDVGEG; from the coding sequence ATGCTTCCTCCCGCATCCAGCCTGCCGCCTCCGGCCTCTTTCACCGACGAAGTGCGGCGGGGCGAGCGATTTGCCTTCGGCGAAAATTGGCGAGCATTCTTAGCCACCGTCGACGAGCGGCGGATTGCGCAGGCCGAGCGGTCGCTGGTGACCATGCTGGAATTGAGCACGCTGGAAGGCAAAACATTTGTCGATGCCGGCTGCGGCAGCGGACTCTTTTCCCTGGCGGCACGCCGCTTAGGAGCCCGCGTGCATTCGTTGGACTACGACCCGTCGTCGGTGGAGTGCGCGATGGAACTGCGCCGCCGCTTCTCGCCCGATGAGACCGCGTGGACAATCGAACGCGGCTCCGTGCTCGACGAAGCCTGTCTGCGGCGGCTGGGCGAATTCGACGTTGTCTATAGCTGGGGCGTCGTCCAGCACACGGGCGATATGCACACGGCCATGAAACGGATCGCGATGCTGGTCAAACCCGGCGGCAAGTTGTTCATCGCGGTCTACAACGACCAAGGCCGCCGCAGCCGCATCTGGCGGCGAGTAAAGCAGGCCTATTGCCGATTGCCGCGCCTGCTGAAGCCGCTCGTGACGATTCCGGCCGGGGTATGGCTTTGGGCGCCGTCGCTGATGCTCGATTGCCTGAAGTTGCAGCCGCTACGTTCGTGGCACGATTACTCAAGCGAACGCGGGATGAACCCGTGGCGCGATCTGATCGATTGGGTCGGCGGCCTGCCGTTCGAAGTGGCGAAGCCGGAAGAAGTGTTCGATCTCTACCGCAGCCTCGGTTTTTCGCTCTGCAAGCTAATCACCGTCGGCGGCCGATTGGGAAACAATCAATTCGTGTTCGAACGCCGTTCATGGGACCCGATTGCAAACGATGTTGGCGAAGGCTGA
- a CDS encoding sigma-70 family RNA polymerase sigma factor: MTELSDEQLAATAAREGSDGPAFVELVERFRSRVWQICFRLLDNETDANDAAQEVFVRLFMNRGKFEGRSKYSTWVHGLAVRTCLTIRRGRTRRRRHENPAADDTIEQQTPARKTSDAGLSLDLMQMLEVLDEEDRALLILKYAEGYSHEELAEIFGLSVSACKMRISRACDKVQRMYPDK, translated from the coding sequence GTGACCGAGCTAAGCGATGAGCAACTTGCCGCAACCGCCGCTCGCGAAGGCTCGGATGGGCCGGCCTTCGTCGAACTCGTCGAGCGGTTTCGCAGCCGCGTGTGGCAAATCTGCTTTCGTCTTTTGGACAACGAAACCGACGCCAACGACGCGGCCCAAGAAGTTTTCGTCCGGCTCTTCATGAACCGGGGAAAGTTCGAAGGACGCTCGAAATACTCCACCTGGGTCCACGGTCTGGCGGTTCGCACGTGCCTGACGATCCGCCGTGGCCGGACTCGCCGCCGCCGCCACGAAAATCCCGCGGCCGACGACACGATCGAACAACAAACCCCAGCCCGAAAAACCTCCGATGCCGGTCTGTCGCTCGACCTGATGCAGATGCTCGAAGTACTCGATGAAGAAGACCGGGCCCTATTGATCCTGAAATATGCCGAAGGTTACAGCCACGAGGAACTCGCGGAAATCTTTGGCCTGTCGGTGAGTGCCTGCAAGATGCGAATCAGCCGAGCGTGCGACAAAGTGCAACGCATGTATCCCGATAAATGA
- a CDS encoding mechanosensitive ion channel domain-containing protein: MFQLLADAAPGQQTFDGVSKTVEQSNHALLTSFQQAWQKVIDFAPRVVAMMVVLVVGYIIARLVARVIALLCEKIGLQHAADRSGLTQSMQHMGIKRTVSAIVGTIVFWLLMCVFLMAAFEILDLPAVSAAMGAVAIYIPKLLVATVVVVGGLLIASFLRGVVATSADRVGLSYAEYLAAGCYYVLAVLTFYTALTQLGMKFELLNDLILIGFAGMAIGFGLAFGLGGREVIGGILAGYYVRQRLQAGDRVSIGRMEGTVREVGPVATIIETDEDGLLNRHSVPNTKMLNEAIR, from the coding sequence ATGTTCCAACTCTTGGCGGATGCGGCTCCAGGCCAACAAACGTTCGACGGCGTCTCCAAAACGGTCGAACAATCCAATCACGCTTTGCTGACGAGCTTCCAGCAAGCCTGGCAAAAGGTGATCGATTTCGCACCGCGGGTGGTGGCGATGATGGTCGTTCTCGTGGTTGGTTATATCATTGCCCGGCTCGTGGCCCGAGTGATTGCACTGCTGTGCGAAAAAATCGGCTTGCAACATGCCGCCGACCGCAGCGGGCTGACGCAATCGATGCAGCATATGGGCATCAAGCGCACCGTGTCGGCGATCGTCGGAACGATCGTGTTCTGGCTGTTGATGTGCGTGTTCTTGATGGCTGCGTTCGAGATTTTGGACCTGCCCGCGGTTTCCGCGGCGATGGGGGCCGTGGCGATCTACATTCCGAAGCTCCTGGTTGCGACGGTCGTCGTGGTGGGCGGCCTGCTGATTGCCAGCTTTCTGCGCGGCGTGGTCGCCACGAGCGCCGACCGGGTGGGCCTCAGCTATGCCGAATATCTGGCGGCCGGCTGCTACTACGTTCTGGCCGTGCTCACGTTCTACACCGCCCTGACGCAACTCGGCATGAAGTTCGAGCTGTTGAACGACTTGATTCTGATCGGTTTTGCCGGCATGGCCATCGGCTTCGGCTTGGCCTTCGGCCTCGGCGGCCGGGAAGTGATCGGTGGCATCCTGGCCGGCTACTACGTTCGCCAACGGCTGCAAGCGGGCGACCGTGTGAGCATCGGTCGGATGGAAGGCACCGTGCGCGAAGTCGGCCCCGTCGCAACAATCATCGAAACCGATGAAGACGGATTGCTAAACCGCCATAGCGTTCCGAACACGAAAATGCTGAACGAAGCGATTCGCTGA
- a CDS encoding sulfite exporter TauE/SafE family protein, which translates to MTWNDVLLCATAMAAGMINAVAGGGTLLTFPALYTALGPKFGTAEASVIANGTSTMALWPGSLGSFWGYRHEFRQAGNWVWWLLIPCLVGGLIGVLLVTQLPAKVFDALVPWLIFSAAMLFALQPQIARLTGIGKPHARPTRMRMAAILFFQLLVSIYGGYFGAGAGILMLAALALMGLPDIHVMNAVKTLYGTTINIMASIVFIVRGKVDWRLAVPMLVFGTIGGYVGARIARRIDPARVRGAVVVIGFVLAGYYFYKRFFGSG; encoded by the coding sequence ATGACGTGGAACGATGTCTTGCTGTGTGCCACCGCGATGGCGGCGGGGATGATCAACGCGGTCGCCGGCGGCGGGACGCTGCTGACGTTTCCAGCGCTGTACACCGCGCTCGGCCCGAAATTCGGCACGGCCGAGGCAAGCGTGATCGCCAACGGCACGAGCACCATGGCCCTTTGGCCCGGCTCGCTGGGCTCATTTTGGGGCTATCGCCACGAATTCCGCCAGGCGGGAAACTGGGTGTGGTGGCTGTTGATTCCCTGCCTGGTCGGCGGGCTGATCGGCGTGCTGCTGGTTACCCAGTTGCCGGCGAAAGTGTTCGATGCGCTGGTGCCGTGGCTGATCTTTTCGGCGGCGATGCTCTTCGCGTTGCAGCCACAAATCGCCCGGCTCACCGGAATCGGCAAACCGCACGCTCGGCCTACGCGAATGCGGATGGCCGCGATCCTGTTCTTCCAGTTGCTGGTGTCGATCTATGGCGGCTACTTTGGCGCCGGGGCCGGCATTCTGATGCTCGCAGCGCTGGCGTTGATGGGGCTGCCCGACATCCATGTGATGAACGCCGTCAAGACACTTTACGGAACGACGATCAACATCATGGCCTCGATCGTGTTCATCGTGCGGGGCAAGGTCGATTGGCGGCTGGCGGTGCCAATGCTCGTGTTCGGCACGATCGGCGGCTACGTCGGGGCGAGAATCGCTCGGCGAATCGATCCGGCACGGGTTCGCGGCGCGGTAGTCGTAATCGGTTTCGTGCTCGCGGGCTATTATTTTTACAAACGATTTTTCGGCAGTGGTTAG